From the genome of Ananas comosus cultivar F153 linkage group 16, ASM154086v1, whole genome shotgun sequence, one region includes:
- the LOC109722338 gene encoding B2 protein-like, producing the protein MEGVYNRKDQQSSFWQFSDQLRLETTANLSNLSLGDSIWSDSSFAKRADDRRNFDGPLSAQSSEFGWKLGLALPQKLATATATDRYSYNHNHNHNAADNSAYNNSSKKGFGDASNGIKNWNYYNNNNNYSNGEIKNYYFNKHGNGGGRNGIGNNNDGIGGSGKKKGSNGKNNSGGNGNNGAVDKRFKTLPPSEALPRNEAVGGYIFVCNNETMEENLQRQLFGLPPRYRDSVRAITPGLPLFLYNYSTHQLHGIFEATSFGGTNIDPIAWEDKKCPGESRFPAQVRVMTRKLCEPLEEDAFRPILHHYDGPKFRLELNVQEALALLDIFAEQNA; encoded by the exons ATGGAGGGGGTGTATAACAGAAAGGATCAGCAAAGCTCGTTTTGGCAGTTCAGCGACCAGCTGCGTTTGGAGACCACCGCCAACTTGTCTAATCTCTCCCTCGGCGACAGCATCTGGAGCGACTCCTCCTTCGCCAAACGGGCCGACGACCGCCGCAACTTCGACGGCCCGCTTTCCGCCCAATCCTCCGAATTCGGATGGAAGCTGGGCCTCGCCCTTCCTCAGAAGctcgccaccgccaccgccaccgacAGGTACAGCTACAACCACAACCACAACCACAACGCCGCCGACAACAGCGCTTACAACAACTCTAGCAAGAAGGGATTCGGCGATGCTAGTAATGGGATAAAAAATTGGAATTATtacaataataacaataactACAGTAACGGAGAGATCAAAAATTATTACTTCAATAAGCACGGGAATGGCGGCGGCAGGAATGGAATCGGGAACAATAACGATGGAATCGGAGGGAGTGGGAAGAAGAAGGGCAGTAACGGGAAAAATAACAGCGGCGGTAACGGGAATAACGGAGCGGTGGATAAGAGGTTTAAGACGCTGCCCCCCTCGGAAGCTCTGCCGAGGAATGAGGCGGTGGGGGGTTACATCTTCGTCTGCAACAACGAGACCATGGAGGAGAATCTTCAGAGGCAACTCTTTG GTCTTCCACCAAGGTATAGAGACTCGGTCAGAGCAATTACACCAGGGTTGCCGCTTTTCCTCTACAATTACTCGACACACCAGCTCCACGGTATTTTTGAG GCTACTAGCTTTGGAGGAACCAACATTGATCCAATAGCTTGGGAGGACAAGAAATGCCCCGGAGAGTCCCGTTTCCCCGCCCAG GTGAGAGTAATGACGAGGAAGCTCTGTGAGCCGTTAGAGGAGGACGCTTTCCGGCCTATTCTCCATCACTACGACGGCCCTAAGTTCCGGCTCGAGCTCAATGTTCAAGAG GCTCTAGCTCTTCTTGATATATTTGCAGAACAAAATGCATGA